The Brachybacterium huguangmaarense genome contains a region encoding:
- a CDS encoding histidine phosphatase family protein translates to MPRELVLVRHGEAYNTVPPDGAREVADPSNPPLTPRGEAQAAAAARRVLDVAPQVVVTSPFLRAAQTAAAYLELADATGTADARLSEHFLFEPLAAFSGIDLADYRARFGERVRIDPALATLAPFPSFPETQESVLERTSAALEDWLARDWTRAAFYGHGATVGAVLRLLAPDAAEVAPLHGSITRLVEEERGTWRTHEVNAVDHLPEAPAAPSYGKLPDTAE, encoded by the coding sequence ATGCCACGCGAGCTCGTCCTCGTCCGCCACGGCGAGGCGTACAACACGGTCCCGCCGGACGGCGCACGAGAGGTCGCCGACCCCTCGAACCCGCCGCTCACCCCGCGCGGAGAGGCGCAGGCGGCCGCCGCCGCGCGCCGCGTCCTCGACGTCGCGCCGCAGGTGGTCGTCACGAGCCCGTTCCTGCGCGCCGCCCAGACCGCGGCCGCCTACCTCGAGCTCGCCGACGCGACGGGCACCGCCGACGCCCGGCTGTCCGAGCACTTCCTCTTCGAGCCCCTCGCCGCCTTCAGCGGGATCGATCTGGCCGACTACCGGGCCCGTTTCGGCGAGCGCGTGCGCATCGACCCCGCCCTCGCGACGCTCGCCCCCTTCCCGTCCTTCCCGGAGACCCAGGAGTCCGTCCTGGAACGGACCTCCGCCGCCCTGGAGGACTGGCTGGCCCGGGACTGGACGCGCGCCGCGTTCTACGGCCACGGCGCGACCGTCGGGGCCGTCCTGCGACTCCTCGCCCCCGACGCCGCCGAGGTCGCGCCGCTGCACGGTTCGATCACCCGCCTCGTCGAGGAGGAGCGCGGCACCTGGCGCACCCACGAGGTCAACGCCGTCGACCATCTGCCCGAGGCGCCCGCCGCGCCCTCCTACGGGAAGCTGCCCGACACCGCCGAGTGA
- a CDS encoding ABC transporter permease, with product MTQTAPQQTEAPADGAAPGPDVPDDEAAKRARAETIGRYVAMFVMPLLMIGMMIWGYLYAMHAPTPHHMPIAVAGQSASDVAAALGSADGDAVDAEVVGSADDARQRVLDRDVAGALVVDGTDATLYTASSAGASQATVVAQLVEPFAAGSGMTVDAQDLAPLPANDPAGLGAMFMATALVMAGYLPLSITLSNAPQLLLRKQRAIPLLVGWAALIALLVWIVTGPILGVVTSEHAWAVLGIAWLGVFAIGSVQLFFTRVFGPMAVLAAMLLLMVLGVPSSNMSISIYTAPRFYTVLHSFLPTPAIGESLRSVLYFDGKGAGPHLLVLVIGAVAGLALTFVYDAVKRHRGTHPTSVVLTMPSLHGGPRPASRFWRYATLLFFPLAMVTLMISAMLGAMHSPTPRDMPVTVVGANQEQARQTAASLEKAMPGMFDLSVSVTEVEARDRVADRDIAGAFVLPSAEHPQATVITNQAAGTSTAQTIDRAFTQIAQAQQLDVATDDVAPLPSHDTMGTVSMYVEMGWLMAGFMIIVVGANAAPASRPLPKLLPIVDGYAVFMSAVIWLIAGPITGAVEGHGWQLFGTGAIAIFCVAMFATVLERLLGMLAILPIVGILMFLGIPSSGGALSIYMEPVLFRGLHEVLPMAAGVEAVRSILYFGSDTLGPCILTSAAWGAVSLVVVAIIDRFKPVRTVTERHVVTIRGRHAA from the coding sequence GTGACCCAGACAGCCCCTCAGCAGACGGAGGCGCCGGCGGACGGCGCCGCTCCCGGACCGGACGTCCCCGACGACGAGGCGGCCAAGCGCGCCCGGGCCGAGACGATCGGCCGCTACGTCGCGATGTTCGTGATGCCGCTGCTCATGATCGGCATGATGATCTGGGGCTACCTGTACGCGATGCACGCGCCCACCCCGCATCACATGCCGATCGCGGTGGCCGGGCAGAGTGCCTCGGACGTCGCCGCCGCCCTCGGGTCCGCCGACGGGGACGCCGTCGACGCCGAGGTCGTGGGCAGCGCGGACGACGCACGGCAGCGCGTCCTCGACCGTGACGTCGCCGGCGCCCTCGTCGTCGACGGCACCGACGCGACCCTCTACACGGCGAGCTCGGCGGGCGCCTCCCAGGCCACCGTCGTGGCCCAGCTCGTCGAGCCGTTCGCGGCCGGCTCCGGCATGACCGTGGACGCCCAGGACCTCGCGCCGCTCCCGGCCAACGACCCCGCCGGCCTGGGCGCGATGTTCATGGCCACCGCGCTCGTAATGGCCGGCTACCTGCCCCTCAGCATCACCCTGTCCAACGCGCCCCAGCTGCTCCTGCGCAAGCAGCGCGCCATCCCGCTCCTGGTCGGCTGGGCGGCCCTGATCGCGCTGCTGGTCTGGATCGTCACCGGGCCGATCCTGGGCGTGGTGACGTCCGAGCACGCGTGGGCGGTGCTGGGCATCGCGTGGCTGGGCGTATTCGCGATCGGCTCGGTGCAGCTGTTCTTCACCCGTGTCTTCGGGCCGATGGCCGTGCTCGCCGCGATGCTCCTGCTCATGGTGCTCGGGGTGCCCTCGTCCAACATGAGCATCTCCATCTACACGGCACCGCGCTTCTACACGGTCCTGCACTCCTTCCTGCCGACCCCGGCCATCGGCGAGTCGCTGCGCTCGGTGCTGTACTTCGACGGCAAGGGAGCGGGGCCGCACCTGCTGGTGCTCGTGATCGGCGCCGTGGCAGGTCTCGCGCTCACGTTCGTGTACGACGCGGTCAAGCGCCACCGGGGCACGCATCCCACGTCGGTCGTCCTGACCATGCCGTCGCTGCACGGGGGCCCGCGGCCCGCGAGCCGGTTCTGGCGCTACGCCACGCTGCTGTTCTTCCCGCTCGCGATGGTCACGCTGATGATCTCGGCGATGCTCGGCGCGATGCACTCCCCCACGCCGCGTGACATGCCCGTGACCGTGGTCGGCGCGAACCAGGAGCAGGCGCGGCAGACCGCGGCCTCGCTCGAGAAGGCCATGCCCGGCATGTTCGACCTGAGCGTCTCGGTGACCGAGGTCGAGGCACGCGACCGGGTGGCCGATCGCGACATCGCGGGCGCGTTCGTGCTGCCGTCCGCGGAGCATCCGCAGGCGACGGTCATCACCAACCAGGCCGCGGGGACCAGCACCGCGCAGACGATCGACCGCGCCTTCACCCAGATCGCCCAGGCCCAGCAGCTCGACGTGGCCACCGACGACGTCGCACCGCTGCCCTCGCACGACACGATGGGCACCGTCAGCATGTACGTCGAGATGGGCTGGCTCATGGCCGGCTTCATGATCATCGTGGTCGGCGCCAATGCCGCGCCGGCCAGCCGCCCCCTGCCCAAGCTGCTGCCGATCGTCGACGGCTACGCGGTCTTCATGTCCGCCGTCATCTGGCTGATCGCCGGCCCGATCACCGGCGCGGTCGAGGGCCACGGCTGGCAGCTCTTCGGCACCGGCGCGATCGCGATCTTCTGCGTGGCGATGTTCGCGACCGTGCTCGAACGCCTGCTCGGCATGCTGGCGATCCTGCCCATCGTCGGCATCCTCATGTTCCTCGGGATCCCCTCGTCCGGGGGTGCGCTCTCGATCTACATGGAGCCGGTGCTCTTCCGCGGTCTGCACGAGGTGCTGCCCATGGCGGCAGGCGTGGAGGCGGTGCGCTCGATCCTCTACTTCGGCTCGGACACGCTCGGACCGTGCATCCTCACCTCCGCCGCCTGGGGCGCCGTCTCGCTCGTGGTGGTGGCGATCATCGACCGCTTCAAGCCCGTGCGCACCGTGACGGAGCGTCACGTCGTGACCATCCGCGGCCGGCACGCCGCGTGA
- a CDS encoding antibiotic biosynthesis monooxygenase family protein: MAVVKINRLAIKGDNAAELERRFAERRHSVDSEPGFEGFELLRPVAGADHYFVITRWADEASFEAWRAKRRPRDPEQTVSRAEGMLEFEVVPLE, encoded by the coding sequence ATGGCCGTCGTCAAGATCAACCGTCTCGCCATCAAGGGCGACAACGCCGCCGAGCTCGAGCGGCGCTTCGCCGAGCGCCGGCACTCGGTGGACTCCGAACCGGGGTTCGAGGGCTTCGAGCTGCTGCGCCCGGTGGCGGGGGCGGACCACTACTTCGTCATCACCCGCTGGGCCGACGAGGCGAGCTTCGAGGCGTGGCGCGCCAAGCGCCGGCCGCGCGACCCTGAGCAGACGGTCTCGCGCGCCGAGGGCATGCTCGAGTTCGAGGTCGTCCCGCTCGAATGA
- a CDS encoding TetR/AcrR family transcriptional regulator, translating into MGQHGDRAREALLDSAEELFARHGIDVVSNRSIAEHAGSANHSAVAYHFGGREGLLQALLARGRDDMNRRRAELVEALPERPGLGDVVAAHILPWTEHLESLPVPSWRARFLFQVSSIPSGAESLEASTVRSDQLEEVLTASLDELRDIPDSVLRGRARLLGGMVLGICANFEAQVEDGTARGSWLTVGYFLIDAATGLLSAPVTHPTDFITLDPPSAFAL; encoded by the coding sequence ATGGGACAGCACGGCGACCGCGCCCGCGAGGCGCTGCTGGACTCCGCCGAGGAGCTGTTCGCCCGTCACGGCATCGACGTCGTGTCGAACCGGAGCATCGCCGAGCATGCCGGGAGCGCGAACCACTCGGCCGTCGCGTACCACTTCGGCGGGCGCGAGGGGCTCCTGCAGGCGCTCCTCGCCCGCGGGCGCGACGACATGAACCGGCGTCGCGCCGAGCTCGTGGAGGCGCTGCCGGAGAGGCCAGGGCTGGGCGACGTCGTCGCCGCCCACATCCTTCCGTGGACCGAGCATCTCGAGTCCCTGCCCGTCCCGAGCTGGCGGGCGCGCTTCCTCTTCCAGGTCTCGTCCATCCCCTCGGGCGCCGAGTCCCTCGAGGCGAGCACGGTGCGCTCGGATCAGCTCGAGGAGGTGCTGACCGCGTCGCTCGACGAGCTGCGGGACATCCCGGACAGCGTGCTGCGGGGCCGGGCGCGCCTCCTCGGCGGCATGGTGCTGGGCATCTGCGCGAACTTCGAGGCCCAGGTCGAGGACGGCACCGCCCGGGGCTCGTGGCTCACTGTCGGATACTTCCTGATCGATGCGGCCACCGGGCTGCTCTCGGCCCCGGTCACGCACCCGACCGACTTCATCACGCTCGACCCGCCCTCGGCCTTCGCTCTCTGA
- a CDS encoding putative quinol monooxygenase — MVNVALLVVVHAKPGKEQDVADFLRSARPIVEQEEGTQAWFALQFDASTFGIFDVFPDDEARQTHLSGGVGQALAAHGADLFSTEPSIQNVDVIAYKLPGETS; from the coding sequence ATGGTCAACGTTGCATTGTTGGTCGTCGTTCACGCCAAGCCGGGGAAGGAGCAGGACGTCGCGGACTTCCTCCGCAGCGCCCGTCCCATCGTCGAGCAGGAGGAGGGGACGCAGGCCTGGTTCGCCCTGCAGTTCGACGCATCGACCTTCGGGATCTTCGACGTGTTCCCCGACGACGAGGCCCGCCAGACCCACCTCTCGGGTGGTGTCGGTCAGGCACTTGCTGCGCATGGAGCAGATCTGTTCAGCACCGAACCGAGCATCCAGAACGTCGACGTGATCGCGTATAAGCTGCCCGGCGAGACCTCCTAG
- a CDS encoding SulP family inorganic anion transporter, producing MPVAPASADRVRHRAEPSVLTALRTPRLLVREVLAGLVVAVALIPEAISFSIIAGVDPAVGLFSSFLMAVTIAIVGGRPAMISAATGAVALVIAPVAREHGMDYFLATVLLAGLFQIVLALCGVARLMRFIPRSVMVGFVNALAILILTAQLAQLLDVPWAVYPPVAVALAILVLLPRITTAVPAPLVAIVVLTVAVAALSIDVPTVGDQGELSHSLPSLVVPHVPLTVETLRIIAPYALAMALVGLMETLMTAKLVDEVTDTRSDKTRESWGQGIANLVSGLFGGMGGCAMIGQTMINVRVSGARTRISTFLAGLFLLVLVVVLGDVVGTIPMAVLVAVMVMVCVGTFDWHSIRPSTLRRMPRSETTVMVATVVVVVATHNLAIGVVVGVLVACVLFVRRVAHVVRVERTVDDARRVARYTVTGELFFASSNDLTTQFEYATDPDRVVIDMAAAHVWDASTVAALDAIVTRYERHGTVVELVGMNEPTTSLHARLSTAAQ from the coding sequence ATGCCCGTGGCGCCCGCCTCCGCCGACCGCGTCCGTCACCGCGCCGAGCCCTCGGTGCTGACCGCCCTGCGGACACCTCGCCTCCTGGTCCGGGAGGTGCTCGCGGGTCTCGTGGTCGCCGTCGCCCTGATCCCGGAGGCGATCTCCTTCTCGATCATCGCCGGCGTCGACCCGGCGGTCGGCCTGTTCTCCTCGTTCCTCATGGCCGTGACGATCGCGATCGTGGGCGGCCGACCCGCCATGATCTCGGCGGCGACGGGCGCGGTCGCGCTCGTCATCGCGCCCGTCGCGCGCGAGCACGGGATGGACTACTTCCTCGCGACGGTCCTGCTCGCGGGCCTCTTCCAGATCGTGCTCGCGCTGTGCGGCGTGGCCAGGCTGATGCGCTTCATCCCGCGCAGCGTCATGGTCGGCTTCGTCAACGCCCTCGCGATCCTCATCCTCACCGCGCAGCTCGCCCAGCTCCTCGACGTGCCGTGGGCGGTCTACCCGCCCGTGGCGGTCGCCCTCGCGATCCTCGTGCTCCTCCCCCGGATCACGACGGCGGTCCCGGCGCCGCTCGTGGCGATCGTCGTGCTCACCGTCGCCGTGGCCGCCCTGTCGATCGACGTGCCCACCGTGGGCGACCAGGGGGAGCTCTCGCACAGCCTGCCGAGCCTGGTCGTGCCCCATGTGCCCCTGACCGTCGAGACCCTGCGGATCATCGCGCCGTACGCGCTCGCGATGGCGCTCGTCGGCCTCATGGAGACCCTGATGACGGCCAAGCTCGTCGACGAGGTCACCGACACCCGCTCGGACAAGACCCGCGAGTCCTGGGGACAGGGGATCGCCAACCTGGTCTCGGGCCTGTTCGGCGGCATGGGCGGCTGCGCGATGATCGGTCAGACCATGATCAACGTGCGCGTCTCCGGCGCCCGGACCCGCATCTCCACGTTCCTCGCGGGCCTCTTCCTGCTCGTGCTCGTGGTGGTCCTGGGCGATGTCGTCGGCACGATCCCGATGGCGGTCCTGGTCGCCGTGATGGTGATGGTGTGCGTCGGCACCTTCGACTGGCACTCGATCCGCCCCTCGACCCTGCGGCGCATGCCCCGGAGCGAGACCACCGTGATGGTCGCGACCGTGGTCGTGGTCGTCGCGACCCACAACCTCGCGATCGGCGTGGTCGTGGGCGTGCTCGTCGCGTGCGTCCTGTTCGTGCGCCGCGTCGCCCACGTGGTCCGGGTCGAGCGCACGGTCGACGACGCGCGCCGCGTGGCCCGGTACACGGTCACCGGCGAGCTGTTCTTCGCCTCGAGCAACGACCTGACCACGCAGTTCGAGTACGCGACGGACCCCGATCGGGTCGTGATCGACATGGCGGCGGCGCACGTCTGGGACGCCTCGACGGTGGCCGCGCTCGACGCGATCGTCACCCGGTACGAGCGGCACGGCACCGTCGTCGAGCTGGTCGGCATGAACGAGCCCACCACGTCGCTGCACGCGCGGCTGTCGACCGCGGCGCAGTAG
- a CDS encoding bile acid:sodium symporter — protein sequence MRANVERWERRQVPLYLAALVLGAVVGVLMPGVARPAELAITPVLGLLLYVTFLGVPLDRLRRAVRDGRFLLTLLVVNVGVVPLVAFALSRLVAHDPALEVGLLLVLLAPCVDYVIVFTGLAGGAQDRLLAAAPVLMLVQLVSVPVGLRLIVGPGVVADVDLAPFARAFLLLLVVPLVAAALTRALARRTRAGRLVRDGMPATMVPLMMLTLAAVVASQIAGVERRLGSLLPVIGACALFAAIMLVLGVAAGRVARLDVPARRALALSGMTRNSLVVLPLALALPAHLDLAPLVVVTQTLVELLVMVAAVRLVPWMIPLRERRPRAGRA from the coding sequence ATGCGGGCGAACGTCGAGCGGTGGGAGCGGCGCCAGGTGCCGCTGTACCTCGCCGCGCTCGTGCTCGGCGCCGTCGTCGGCGTCCTGATGCCCGGCGTGGCCCGCCCGGCCGAGCTCGCCATCACCCCGGTGCTCGGGCTGCTGCTCTACGTCACCTTCCTCGGCGTGCCGCTCGACCGCCTCAGGCGGGCCGTGCGGGACGGGCGGTTCCTCCTGACCCTGCTCGTGGTGAACGTCGGCGTCGTGCCGCTCGTGGCGTTCGCGCTGTCGCGGCTCGTCGCCCATGATCCGGCGCTCGAGGTCGGGCTGCTCCTCGTGCTGCTCGCGCCGTGCGTCGACTACGTCATCGTGTTCACCGGCCTCGCGGGCGGGGCCCAGGACCGGCTGCTGGCCGCGGCGCCCGTGCTCATGCTCGTCCAGCTCGTGTCCGTGCCGGTCGGCCTCCGGCTGATCGTCGGGCCGGGCGTCGTCGCCGACGTCGACCTCGCCCCCTTCGCCCGGGCGTTCCTCCTGCTCCTGGTCGTGCCGCTGGTCGCGGCCGCTCTGACCCGGGCGCTCGCCCGCCGCACCCGCGCGGGACGGCTCGTGCGGGACGGGATGCCGGCGACGATGGTGCCGCTCATGATGCTCACCCTCGCCGCGGTGGTCGCCTCCCAGATCGCGGGCGTGGAGCGGCGGCTCGGATCGCTGCTGCCAGTGATCGGGGCCTGCGCCCTGTTCGCCGCGATCATGCTGGTGCTCGGCGTGGCCGCCGGGCGCGTGGCCCGGCTCGACGTCCCGGCGCGGCGCGCGCTCGCCCTGAGCGGGATGACGCGCAACTCCCTCGTCGTGCTGCCGCTGGCCCTCGCGCTCCCCGCGCACCTCGACCTCGCGCCGCTCGTGGTCGTCACCCAGACCCTCGTCGAGCTGCTCGTGATGGTCGCCGCCGTCCGTCTCGTGCCGTGGATGATCCCGCTCAGAGAGCGAAGGCCGAGGGCGGGTCGAGCGTGA
- a CDS encoding pyridoxamine 5'-phosphate oxidase family protein yields MRSGRIVMLTTNTAAGKLVAHPMTIQEVSDDADVWLFVDLESDHADALRANPAVNLAFSGSGS; encoded by the coding sequence ATGCGTTCCGGGCGCATCGTCATGCTCACCACGAACACGGCCGCCGGCAAGCTCGTTGCCCACCCAATGACGATCCAGGAGGTCTCCGATGACGCTGACGTGTGGTTGTTCGTTGACCTCGAGAGCGACCATGCCGACGCATTGAGGGCGAACCCCGCGGTGAACTTGGCCTTCTCCGGATCGGGGTCGTGA
- a CDS encoding type 1 glutamine amidotransferase domain-containing protein — MADELHGKRIAILAADGVERVELEQPRQALQDAGATTVLLSLHDGEIKARENDLDEAGTFSVDALVKSASTDEYDALLLPGGTVNPDQLRMDADAVGFVRDIMVADKPVAAICHGPWTLVEAGVAKGRTLTSYPSIRTDLRNAGANVVDEEVARDGNLITSRSPEDLPAFNAAMVELFSQEK, encoded by the coding sequence ATGGCAGACGAATTGCATGGCAAGCGGATCGCGATCCTGGCCGCGGACGGCGTCGAGCGCGTGGAGCTCGAGCAGCCGCGACAGGCGCTTCAGGACGCCGGGGCCACGACCGTGCTGCTCTCGCTGCACGATGGCGAGATCAAGGCCCGCGAGAACGACCTGGACGAGGCCGGAACGTTCTCGGTCGACGCCCTGGTGAAGTCCGCCTCGACCGACGAGTACGACGCCCTGCTGCTTCCCGGCGGCACGGTCAACCCCGATCAGCTGCGCATGGACGCCGACGCCGTCGGATTCGTGCGCGACATCATGGTCGCCGACAAGCCGGTCGCCGCGATCTGCCACGGACCGTGGACGCTGGTCGAGGCCGGTGTCGCGAAGGGTCGGACGCTGACCTCGTACCCGAGCATCCGCACCGACCTGCGCAATGCCGGAGCGAACGTCGTCGACGAAGAGGTGGCGCGCGACGGGAACCTGATCACCAGCCGCTCGCCCGAGGATCTCCCGGCCTTCAACGCCGCGATGGTCGAGCTGTTCAGCCAGGAGAAGTGA
- a CDS encoding FAD-dependent monooxygenase, which produces MRIGIVGAGIGGLVAAAGLEADGHRVTVYERREEPAAVGAGLTLFANAFAALDAVGLGETVRAVSSDAVGRLSSGQRRPSGRWLLSLPPSDTPSIRSLFRSDLHRALLDRLGPGVVRAEAGAEVTRDGRPVLEVDGHEERHDLVIAADGLRSRARARWGLDRGLRAAGYTAWRGVTASRGHLADEAGETWGAGVRFGIVPLPDDRVYWFATRSTRPVAAGRREADADPRTAVLEQVGTWHAPIRELVEATPADVVLRHDIEDLAALPRSFVRHRGVLLGDAAHAMTPDLGQGAGQAIEDAATLTILLRGAGLADLDAVLRRYDAIRRPRARALWRASHLAGHVAQASGPVSVPMRDLALRAVPAALFSRAVTRGSAWHPPRR; this is translated from the coding sequence ATGCGGATCGGGATCGTCGGAGCGGGCATCGGCGGCCTCGTGGCCGCGGCGGGGCTCGAGGCCGACGGACACCGGGTCACGGTCTACGAACGGCGCGAGGAGCCCGCCGCCGTGGGCGCCGGGCTCACCCTCTTCGCCAACGCCTTCGCCGCGCTCGACGCGGTCGGGCTCGGAGAGACCGTGCGCGCCGTCAGCAGCGACGCCGTGGGCCGGCTCAGCTCGGGGCAGCGCCGCCCCTCGGGCCGCTGGCTCCTCTCCCTCCCGCCGTCGGACACGCCCTCGATCCGCAGCCTGTTCCGCTCGGACCTGCACCGGGCCCTGCTCGACCGGCTCGGCCCGGGCGTGGTGCGCGCAGAGGCGGGCGCCGAGGTCACCCGGGACGGGCGCCCCGTGCTCGAGGTCGACGGCCACGAGGAGCGCCACGACCTGGTCATCGCGGCCGACGGCCTGCGCAGCCGGGCTCGCGCCCGCTGGGGGCTGGACCGCGGTCTGCGCGCGGCCGGCTACACCGCGTGGCGCGGCGTGACGGCCTCGCGCGGACACCTCGCCGACGAGGCCGGTGAGACCTGGGGAGCGGGAGTCCGCTTCGGGATCGTGCCGCTGCCCGACGACCGCGTGTACTGGTTCGCGACCCGCTCGACCCGCCCGGTCGCCGCGGGGCGACGGGAGGCGGACGCCGACCCGCGCACGGCCGTGCTGGAGCAGGTCGGCACGTGGCACGCGCCGATCCGCGAGCTCGTCGAGGCGACTCCCGCGGACGTCGTCCTGCGCCATGACATCGAGGATCTCGCCGCTCTCCCCCGCTCCTTCGTGCGCCACCGGGGTGTGCTGCTCGGCGATGCGGCGCACGCCATGACGCCCGACCTGGGGCAGGGAGCAGGACAGGCGATCGAGGATGCCGCGACGCTCACGATCCTGCTGCGGGGCGCGGGTCTCGCGGACCTCGACGCCGTGCTGCGTCGCTACGACGCGATCCGGCGGCCGCGCGCCCGGGCCCTGTGGCGCGCGTCCCACCTCGCCGGCCACGTCGCGCAGGCCTCCGGCCCCGTGAGCGTCCCCATGCGCGACCTCGCGCTGCGTGCCGTGCCCGCCGCCCTGTTCTCGCGCGCAGTGACCCGCGGGAGCGCCTGGCATCCGCCGCGGCGGTGA
- a CDS encoding NAD-dependent epimerase/dehydratase family protein: MNSTRRILITGATGGVGATLVEGLQDEYEIIQHGRTARTPEQEKVLRKADLTEYDSILPLMDGVDTVVHLAGAASPESEWDSVLSANIIGLRNVLEAAREAGVRRFVYASSNHAMGMYDRHEQWPVYPHQIPSGDSLYGVSKIFGEALGRYYHEQYGIDFIALRIGWMSGDPLEADAELLHAMWLSKGDTVRVVRAAIEAEVTFGLYYAISDNPNRRWDLTNTMLELGYRPQDAWTDEPGATEHVVEGGEDVPDTWPEGS, from the coding sequence ATGAACTCCACACGGCGCATCCTCATCACCGGTGCCACGGGCGGCGTGGGCGCCACGCTCGTCGAGGGCCTCCAGGACGAGTACGAGATCATCCAGCATGGGCGCACGGCCAGGACGCCCGAGCAGGAGAAGGTGCTGCGCAAGGCGGACCTGACCGAGTACGACTCGATCCTGCCGCTCATGGACGGCGTGGACACCGTCGTGCATCTGGCCGGCGCCGCCTCGCCCGAATCAGAGTGGGACTCGGTGCTGAGCGCCAACATCATCGGGCTGCGCAACGTGCTCGAGGCGGCGCGCGAGGCCGGGGTCCGGCGCTTCGTCTACGCGTCCTCGAACCACGCGATGGGCATGTACGACCGCCATGAGCAGTGGCCCGTCTACCCGCATCAGATCCCCAGCGGGGACTCGCTGTACGGGGTCTCGAAGATCTTCGGGGAGGCGCTCGGACGCTACTACCACGAGCAGTACGGGATCGACTTCATCGCGCTGCGCATCGGGTGGATGTCCGGCGATCCCCTGGAAGCGGACGCCGAGCTGCTCCATGCGATGTGGCTGTCGAAGGGCGACACCGTGCGGGTGGTGCGGGCCGCGATCGAGGCCGAGGTGACGTTCGGCCTGTACTACGCGATCTCGGACAACCCCAACCGGCGCTGGGACCTCACCAACACGATGCTCGAGCTCGGATACCGCCCGCAGGACGCGTGGACGGACGAGCCCGGCGCGACCGAGCACGTCGTCGAGGGCGGCGAGGACGTCCCGGACACGTGGCCCGAGGGGTCCTGA
- a CDS encoding pyridoxamine 5'-phosphate oxidase family protein translates to MAPSTPRLGLIRVNSDSAQFLGVPGGTPAVLAAMVKAKVTENKPGGESGTTEL, encoded by the coding sequence ATGGCACCGTCGACGCCTAGGCTGGGTCTAATCCGGGTCAACAGTGACTCCGCGCAATTCTTGGGCGTGCCGGGAGGCACGCCTGCGGTGCTAGCCGCGATGGTCAAGGCGAAGGTTACCGAGAACAAGCCGGGCGGCGAGAGCGGCACCACCGAGCTGTGA
- a CDS encoding NAD-dependent epimerase/dehydratase family protein, which produces MVRIAVTGATGVLGQEAVAALVGAGHEVTGVTRRDRGIPIIEGRGARAVVADVFDADDLARTFRAHDVVINTLAHVPVDMTAMRPLAWREDDKLHLEASAAIAQAAARAGVRRLIQESTVFLYPDNGSEWIGEDEPLAVRDRAFRPRVREMRAAVDFATEGRSAVILRLGQLFGRDPQTTHTLQATRDRKAVLLGKPENYITLLHHRDAGRAFVSALRAGSGFYNVGGEPITRERWAKDLGREAKAKGPAKFIPEITQAIVGTRLEVQRRSLRVSSVRFMSETGWRPTIGPSTPGWSRM; this is translated from the coding sequence ATGGTGAGGATCGCGGTCACGGGCGCCACCGGTGTGCTGGGACAGGAGGCTGTCGCCGCTCTCGTGGGCGCCGGCCATGAGGTCACGGGAGTCACGCGCCGAGACCGCGGGATTCCGATCATCGAGGGACGCGGGGCCCGCGCCGTCGTGGCCGACGTGTTCGACGCCGACGACCTCGCCCGCACCTTCCGCGCCCACGACGTCGTGATCAACACCCTCGCCCACGTCCCGGTCGACATGACGGCCATGCGCCCGCTCGCCTGGCGCGAGGACGACAAGTTGCACCTCGAGGCCTCCGCCGCGATCGCGCAGGCCGCCGCCCGGGCCGGCGTGCGCCGCCTGATCCAGGAGTCCACCGTCTTCCTCTACCCGGACAACGGCTCGGAGTGGATCGGCGAGGACGAGCCGCTCGCCGTGCGCGACCGCGCCTTCCGCCCGCGTGTGCGGGAGATGCGCGCGGCCGTCGACTTCGCGACCGAGGGGCGCAGCGCGGTGATCCTGCGGCTCGGCCAGCTCTTCGGCCGCGACCCGCAGACGACCCACACGCTCCAGGCCACCCGCGACCGCAAGGCCGTCCTGCTCGGCAAGCCGGAGAACTACATCACCCTGCTCCACCACCGCGACGCCGGGCGCGCCTTCGTGTCGGCGCTGCGCGCGGGCTCGGGGTTCTACAACGTCGGCGGCGAGCCCATCACCCGCGAGCGCTGGGCCAAGGACCTCGGCCGCGAGGCCAAGGCCAAGGGGCCCGCCAAGTTCATCCCCGAGATCACCCAGGCGATCGTCGGGACCCGCCTCGAGGTGCAGCGGCGTAGCCTGCGCGTCTCCTCGGTGCGCTTCATGTCCGAGACCGGCTGGCGGCCCACGATCGGCCCGTCCACGCCGGGCTGGTCGCGCATGTGA